The proteins below come from a single Ochotona princeps isolate mOchPri1 chromosome 13, mOchPri1.hap1, whole genome shotgun sequence genomic window:
- the LOC101528927 gene encoding cytochrome P450 2C14-like isoform X3: MDPTVVLVLCLSLLLLFSLWKQSHGRGNLPPGPTPLPILGNILQIDFKNLTKSLTKLSEVYGPVFTVYLGMKPTVVLYGYEAVKEALIDLGEEFSGRNIPPMNEKVNKGLGVIFSNGKRWKDTRRFSLMTLRNFGMGKRSIEERVQEEARCLVEDLRQTNGAAPCNVICSVIFQNRFDYKDQQFLNLIGRLNENFRLVNSKIVQVCNMFPFIIDYLPRNSKQTIKNTTYIKNYVLEKVKEHQESLDINNPRDFIDCFLIKMEQEKNNPQSEFTIDNLFVTVFDLFVAGTETTSTTLRYGLLLLLKHPEVTAKVQEEIERVIGRHRSPSMQDRSRMPYMDAVIHEIQRYIDLIPNSLPHATTCDVKFRNYLIPKGTQILPSLNSVLHDDKEFPKPEEFDPGHFLDKSGNFKKSDYFMPFSTGKRVCAGEGLARMELFLFLTSILQNFTLKPPVDTKEIDTTPLVSGFIHVPPFYKLSFIPV, translated from the exons ATGGATCCCACGGTGGTGCTGgtgctttgtctctccctcttgcttctCTTTTCACTCTGGAAACAGAGCCATGGGCGAGGGAACCTCCCGCCTGGTCCCACTCCTCTTCCAATTCTTGGCAACATCCTACAGATAGATTTTAAGAACTTAACCAAATCCCTAACCAAA cTGTCTGAAGTCTATGGCCCTGTGTTCACTGTGTATTTGGGCATGAAGCCCACTGTGGTGTTGTATGGTTATGAAGCAGTGAAGGAAGCACTAATTGACCTTGGAGAAGAGTTTTCTGGAAGAAATATTCCCCCAATGAACGAAAAAGTTAATAAAGGATTAG GAGTTATTTTCAGCAAtggaaagagatggaaagacaccCGGCGCTTCTCTCTCATGACCTTGCGGAATTTTGGGATGGGGAAGAGGAGCATAGAGGAGCGAGTTCAAGAGGAGGCCCGCTGCCTTGTGGAGGATCTGAGGCAAACCAAC GGTGCTGCTCCCTGCAATGTGATCTGCTCTGTGATTTTCCAGAACCGTTTTGATTATAAAGACCAGCAATTTCTTAACTTGATTGGAAGATTAAATGAAAACTTCAGACTTGTTAATTCCAAGATTGTACAG gtCTGTAATATGTTTCCCTTTATTATTGATTATCTCCCGAGGAATTCAaaacaaacaattaaaaacaCTACTTATATAAAAAATTACGTTTTGGAGAAAGTAAAAGAACATCAAGAATCTCTGGACATTAACAACCCTCGGGACTTCATTGATTGTTTCCTGATCAAAATGGAACAG GAAAAGAACAACCCACAGAGTGAGTTCACTATTGACAACCTGTTCGTTACGGTGTTTGATTTGTTTGTTGCGGGAACGGAGACCACCAGCACCACCCTGAGATATGGGCTCCTGCTCCTGTTGAAGCATCCTGAGGTCACAG CTAAAGTGCAGGAGGAGATTGAGCGTGTGATTGGCAGACACCGGAGCCCCAGCATGCAGGACAGGAGCCGCATGCCCTACATGGACGCTGTCATACACGAGATCCAGAGATACATTGACCTCATTCCTAATAGTTTGCCCCATGCAACAACTTGTGATGTTAAATTCAGAAACTATCTCATCCCCAAG gGCACACAAATATTACCATCATTGAATTCTGTGCTGCATGACGACAAAGAATTCCCTAAGCCAGAGGAGTTtgaccctggccacttcctggACAAGAGCGGCAATTTTAAGAAAAGTGACTACTTCATGCCTTTTTCAACAG GAAAGCGAGTGTGTGCGGGAGAGGGCCTGGCCCGCATGGAGCTGTTTTTGTTCCTGACCAGCATCTTACAGAACTTTACCCTGAAGCCTCCAGTTGATACAAAGGAGATTGACACCACTCCACTTGTTAGTGGATTTATCCATGTACCACCTTTTTACAAGCTCAGCTTTATTCCTGTCTGA
- the LOC101528927 gene encoding cytochrome P450 2C1-like isoform X5 — protein MDPTVVLVLCLSLLLLFSLWKQSHGRGNLPPGPTPLPILGNILQIDFKNLTKSLTKLSEVYGPVFTVYLGMKPTVVLYGYEAVKEALIDLGEEFSGRNIPPMNEKVNKGLGVIFSNGKRWKDTRRFSLMTLRNFGMGKRSIEERVQEEARCLVEDLRQTNTSPCDPTFILGAAPCNVICSVIFQNRFDYKDQQFLNLIGRLNENFRLVNSKIVQEKNNPQSEFTIDNLFVTVFDLFVAGTETTSTTLRYGLLLLLKHPEVTAKVQEEIERVIGRHRSPSMQDRSRMPYMDAVIHEIQRYIDLIPNSLPHATTCDVKFRNYLIPKGTQILPSLNSVLHDDKEFPKPEEFDPGHFLDKSGNFKKSDYFMPFSTGKRVCAGEGLARMELFLFLTSILQNFTLKPPVDTKEIDTTPLVSGFIHVPPFYKLSFIPV, from the exons ATGGATCCCACGGTGGTGCTGgtgctttgtctctccctcttgcttctCTTTTCACTCTGGAAACAGAGCCATGGGCGAGGGAACCTCCCGCCTGGTCCCACTCCTCTTCCAATTCTTGGCAACATCCTACAGATAGATTTTAAGAACTTAACCAAATCCCTAACCAAA cTGTCTGAAGTCTATGGCCCTGTGTTCACTGTGTATTTGGGCATGAAGCCCACTGTGGTGTTGTATGGTTATGAAGCAGTGAAGGAAGCACTAATTGACCTTGGAGAAGAGTTTTCTGGAAGAAATATTCCCCCAATGAACGAAAAAGTTAATAAAGGATTAG GAGTTATTTTCAGCAAtggaaagagatggaaagacaccCGGCGCTTCTCTCTCATGACCTTGCGGAATTTTGGGATGGGGAAGAGGAGCATAGAGGAGCGAGTTCAAGAGGAGGCCCGCTGCCTTGTGGAGGATCTGAGGCAAACCAACA CCTCACCGTGTGACCCCACCTTTATCCTGGGTGCTGCTCCCTGCAATGTGATCTGCTCTGTGATTTTCCAGAACCGTTTTGATTATAAAGACCAGCAATTTCTTAACTTGATTGGAAGATTAAATGAAAACTTCAGACTTGTTAATTCCAAGATTGTACAG GAAAAGAACAACCCACAGAGTGAGTTCACTATTGACAACCTGTTCGTTACGGTGTTTGATTTGTTTGTTGCGGGAACGGAGACCACCAGCACCACCCTGAGATATGGGCTCCTGCTCCTGTTGAAGCATCCTGAGGTCACAG CTAAAGTGCAGGAGGAGATTGAGCGTGTGATTGGCAGACACCGGAGCCCCAGCATGCAGGACAGGAGCCGCATGCCCTACATGGACGCTGTCATACACGAGATCCAGAGATACATTGACCTCATTCCTAATAGTTTGCCCCATGCAACAACTTGTGATGTTAAATTCAGAAACTATCTCATCCCCAAG gGCACACAAATATTACCATCATTGAATTCTGTGCTGCATGACGACAAAGAATTCCCTAAGCCAGAGGAGTTtgaccctggccacttcctggACAAGAGCGGCAATTTTAAGAAAAGTGACTACTTCATGCCTTTTTCAACAG GAAAGCGAGTGTGTGCGGGAGAGGGCCTGGCCCGCATGGAGCTGTTTTTGTTCCTGACCAGCATCTTACAGAACTTTACCCTGAAGCCTCCAGTTGATACAAAGGAGATTGACACCACTCCACTTGTTAGTGGATTTATCCATGTACCACCTTTTTACAAGCTCAGCTTTATTCCTGTCTGA
- the LOC101528927 gene encoding cytochrome P450 2C14-like isoform X2 — translation MDPTVVLVLCLSLLLLFSLWKQSHGRGNLPPGPTPLPILGNILQIDFKNLTKSLTKLSEVYGPVFTVYLGMKPTVVLYGYEAVKEALIDLGEEFSGRNIPPMNEKVNKGLGVIFSNGKRWKDTRRFSLMTLRNFGMGKRSIEERVQEEARCLVEDLRQTNTSPCDPTFILGAAPCNVICSVIFQNRFDYKDQQFLNLIGRLNENFRLVNSKIVQVCNMFPFIIDYLPRNSKQTIKNTTYIKNYVLEKVKEHQESLDINNPRDFIDCFLIKMEQNNPQSEFTIDNLFVTVFDLFVAGTETTSTTLRYGLLLLLKHPEVTAKVQEEIERVIGRHRSPSMQDRSRMPYMDAVIHEIQRYIDLIPNSLPHATTCDVKFRNYLIPKGTQILPSLNSVLHDDKEFPKPEEFDPGHFLDKSGNFKKSDYFMPFSTGKRVCAGEGLARMELFLFLTSILQNFTLKPPVDTKEIDTTPLVSGFIHVPPFYKLSFIPV, via the exons ATGGATCCCACGGTGGTGCTGgtgctttgtctctccctcttgcttctCTTTTCACTCTGGAAACAGAGCCATGGGCGAGGGAACCTCCCGCCTGGTCCCACTCCTCTTCCAATTCTTGGCAACATCCTACAGATAGATTTTAAGAACTTAACCAAATCCCTAACCAAA cTGTCTGAAGTCTATGGCCCTGTGTTCACTGTGTATTTGGGCATGAAGCCCACTGTGGTGTTGTATGGTTATGAAGCAGTGAAGGAAGCACTAATTGACCTTGGAGAAGAGTTTTCTGGAAGAAATATTCCCCCAATGAACGAAAAAGTTAATAAAGGATTAG GAGTTATTTTCAGCAAtggaaagagatggaaagacaccCGGCGCTTCTCTCTCATGACCTTGCGGAATTTTGGGATGGGGAAGAGGAGCATAGAGGAGCGAGTTCAAGAGGAGGCCCGCTGCCTTGTGGAGGATCTGAGGCAAACCAACA CCTCACCGTGTGACCCCACCTTTATCCTGGGTGCTGCTCCCTGCAATGTGATCTGCTCTGTGATTTTCCAGAACCGTTTTGATTATAAAGACCAGCAATTTCTTAACTTGATTGGAAGATTAAATGAAAACTTCAGACTTGTTAATTCCAAGATTGTACAG gtCTGTAATATGTTTCCCTTTATTATTGATTATCTCCCGAGGAATTCAaaacaaacaattaaaaacaCTACTTATATAAAAAATTACGTTTTGGAGAAAGTAAAAGAACATCAAGAATCTCTGGACATTAACAACCCTCGGGACTTCATTGATTGTTTCCTGATCAAAATGGAACAG AACAACCCACAGAGTGAGTTCACTATTGACAACCTGTTCGTTACGGTGTTTGATTTGTTTGTTGCGGGAACGGAGACCACCAGCACCACCCTGAGATATGGGCTCCTGCTCCTGTTGAAGCATCCTGAGGTCACAG CTAAAGTGCAGGAGGAGATTGAGCGTGTGATTGGCAGACACCGGAGCCCCAGCATGCAGGACAGGAGCCGCATGCCCTACATGGACGCTGTCATACACGAGATCCAGAGATACATTGACCTCATTCCTAATAGTTTGCCCCATGCAACAACTTGTGATGTTAAATTCAGAAACTATCTCATCCCCAAG gGCACACAAATATTACCATCATTGAATTCTGTGCTGCATGACGACAAAGAATTCCCTAAGCCAGAGGAGTTtgaccctggccacttcctggACAAGAGCGGCAATTTTAAGAAAAGTGACTACTTCATGCCTTTTTCAACAG GAAAGCGAGTGTGTGCGGGAGAGGGCCTGGCCCGCATGGAGCTGTTTTTGTTCCTGACCAGCATCTTACAGAACTTTACCCTGAAGCCTCCAGTTGATACAAAGGAGATTGACACCACTCCACTTGTTAGTGGATTTATCCATGTACCACCTTTTTACAAGCTCAGCTTTATTCCTGTCTGA
- the LOC101528927 gene encoding cytochrome P450 2C14-like isoform X1, with protein MDPTVVLVLCLSLLLLFSLWKQSHGRGNLPPGPTPLPILGNILQIDFKNLTKSLTKLSEVYGPVFTVYLGMKPTVVLYGYEAVKEALIDLGEEFSGRNIPPMNEKVNKGLGVIFSNGKRWKDTRRFSLMTLRNFGMGKRSIEERVQEEARCLVEDLRQTNTSPCDPTFILGAAPCNVICSVIFQNRFDYKDQQFLNLIGRLNENFRLVNSKIVQVCNMFPFIIDYLPRNSKQTIKNTTYIKNYVLEKVKEHQESLDINNPRDFIDCFLIKMEQEKNNPQSEFTIDNLFVTVFDLFVAGTETTSTTLRYGLLLLLKHPEVTAKVQEEIERVIGRHRSPSMQDRSRMPYMDAVIHEIQRYIDLIPNSLPHATTCDVKFRNYLIPKGTQILPSLNSVLHDDKEFPKPEEFDPGHFLDKSGNFKKSDYFMPFSTGKRVCAGEGLARMELFLFLTSILQNFTLKPPVDTKEIDTTPLVSGFIHVPPFYKLSFIPV; from the exons ATGGATCCCACGGTGGTGCTGgtgctttgtctctccctcttgcttctCTTTTCACTCTGGAAACAGAGCCATGGGCGAGGGAACCTCCCGCCTGGTCCCACTCCTCTTCCAATTCTTGGCAACATCCTACAGATAGATTTTAAGAACTTAACCAAATCCCTAACCAAA cTGTCTGAAGTCTATGGCCCTGTGTTCACTGTGTATTTGGGCATGAAGCCCACTGTGGTGTTGTATGGTTATGAAGCAGTGAAGGAAGCACTAATTGACCTTGGAGAAGAGTTTTCTGGAAGAAATATTCCCCCAATGAACGAAAAAGTTAATAAAGGATTAG GAGTTATTTTCAGCAAtggaaagagatggaaagacaccCGGCGCTTCTCTCTCATGACCTTGCGGAATTTTGGGATGGGGAAGAGGAGCATAGAGGAGCGAGTTCAAGAGGAGGCCCGCTGCCTTGTGGAGGATCTGAGGCAAACCAACA CCTCACCGTGTGACCCCACCTTTATCCTGGGTGCTGCTCCCTGCAATGTGATCTGCTCTGTGATTTTCCAGAACCGTTTTGATTATAAAGACCAGCAATTTCTTAACTTGATTGGAAGATTAAATGAAAACTTCAGACTTGTTAATTCCAAGATTGTACAG gtCTGTAATATGTTTCCCTTTATTATTGATTATCTCCCGAGGAATTCAaaacaaacaattaaaaacaCTACTTATATAAAAAATTACGTTTTGGAGAAAGTAAAAGAACATCAAGAATCTCTGGACATTAACAACCCTCGGGACTTCATTGATTGTTTCCTGATCAAAATGGAACAG GAAAAGAACAACCCACAGAGTGAGTTCACTATTGACAACCTGTTCGTTACGGTGTTTGATTTGTTTGTTGCGGGAACGGAGACCACCAGCACCACCCTGAGATATGGGCTCCTGCTCCTGTTGAAGCATCCTGAGGTCACAG CTAAAGTGCAGGAGGAGATTGAGCGTGTGATTGGCAGACACCGGAGCCCCAGCATGCAGGACAGGAGCCGCATGCCCTACATGGACGCTGTCATACACGAGATCCAGAGATACATTGACCTCATTCCTAATAGTTTGCCCCATGCAACAACTTGTGATGTTAAATTCAGAAACTATCTCATCCCCAAG gGCACACAAATATTACCATCATTGAATTCTGTGCTGCATGACGACAAAGAATTCCCTAAGCCAGAGGAGTTtgaccctggccacttcctggACAAGAGCGGCAATTTTAAGAAAAGTGACTACTTCATGCCTTTTTCAACAG GAAAGCGAGTGTGTGCGGGAGAGGGCCTGGCCCGCATGGAGCTGTTTTTGTTCCTGACCAGCATCTTACAGAACTTTACCCTGAAGCCTCCAGTTGATACAAAGGAGATTGACACCACTCCACTTGTTAGTGGATTTATCCATGTACCACCTTTTTACAAGCTCAGCTTTATTCCTGTCTGA
- the LOC101528927 gene encoding cytochrome P450 2C14-like isoform X4: MDPTVVLVLCLSLLLLFSLWKQSHGRGNLPPGPTPLPILGNILQIDFKNLTKSLTKLSEVYGPVFTVYLGMKPTVVLYGYEAVKEALIDLGEEFSGRNIPPMNEKVNKGLASPCDPTFILGAAPCNVICSVIFQNRFDYKDQQFLNLIGRLNENFRLVNSKIVQVCNMFPFIIDYLPRNSKQTIKNTTYIKNYVLEKVKEHQESLDINNPRDFIDCFLIKMEQEKNNPQSEFTIDNLFVTVFDLFVAGTETTSTTLRYGLLLLLKHPEVTAKVQEEIERVIGRHRSPSMQDRSRMPYMDAVIHEIQRYIDLIPNSLPHATTCDVKFRNYLIPKGTQILPSLNSVLHDDKEFPKPEEFDPGHFLDKSGNFKKSDYFMPFSTGKRVCAGEGLARMELFLFLTSILQNFTLKPPVDTKEIDTTPLVSGFIHVPPFYKLSFIPV; the protein is encoded by the exons ATGGATCCCACGGTGGTGCTGgtgctttgtctctccctcttgcttctCTTTTCACTCTGGAAACAGAGCCATGGGCGAGGGAACCTCCCGCCTGGTCCCACTCCTCTTCCAATTCTTGGCAACATCCTACAGATAGATTTTAAGAACTTAACCAAATCCCTAACCAAA cTGTCTGAAGTCTATGGCCCTGTGTTCACTGTGTATTTGGGCATGAAGCCCACTGTGGTGTTGTATGGTTATGAAGCAGTGAAGGAAGCACTAATTGACCTTGGAGAAGAGTTTTCTGGAAGAAATATTCCCCCAATGAACGAAAAAGTTAATAAAGGATTAG CCTCACCGTGTGACCCCACCTTTATCCTGGGTGCTGCTCCCTGCAATGTGATCTGCTCTGTGATTTTCCAGAACCGTTTTGATTATAAAGACCAGCAATTTCTTAACTTGATTGGAAGATTAAATGAAAACTTCAGACTTGTTAATTCCAAGATTGTACAG gtCTGTAATATGTTTCCCTTTATTATTGATTATCTCCCGAGGAATTCAaaacaaacaattaaaaacaCTACTTATATAAAAAATTACGTTTTGGAGAAAGTAAAAGAACATCAAGAATCTCTGGACATTAACAACCCTCGGGACTTCATTGATTGTTTCCTGATCAAAATGGAACAG GAAAAGAACAACCCACAGAGTGAGTTCACTATTGACAACCTGTTCGTTACGGTGTTTGATTTGTTTGTTGCGGGAACGGAGACCACCAGCACCACCCTGAGATATGGGCTCCTGCTCCTGTTGAAGCATCCTGAGGTCACAG CTAAAGTGCAGGAGGAGATTGAGCGTGTGATTGGCAGACACCGGAGCCCCAGCATGCAGGACAGGAGCCGCATGCCCTACATGGACGCTGTCATACACGAGATCCAGAGATACATTGACCTCATTCCTAATAGTTTGCCCCATGCAACAACTTGTGATGTTAAATTCAGAAACTATCTCATCCCCAAG gGCACACAAATATTACCATCATTGAATTCTGTGCTGCATGACGACAAAGAATTCCCTAAGCCAGAGGAGTTtgaccctggccacttcctggACAAGAGCGGCAATTTTAAGAAAAGTGACTACTTCATGCCTTTTTCAACAG GAAAGCGAGTGTGTGCGGGAGAGGGCCTGGCCCGCATGGAGCTGTTTTTGTTCCTGACCAGCATCTTACAGAACTTTACCCTGAAGCCTCCAGTTGATACAAAGGAGATTGACACCACTCCACTTGTTAGTGGATTTATCCATGTACCACCTTTTTACAAGCTCAGCTTTATTCCTGTCTGA